A single window of Actinomycetota bacterium DNA harbors:
- a CDS encoding lasso RiPP family leader peptide-containing protein: protein MSDTELIAYEKPVLASLGNVKELTFECPAWQCSVTVPPPPAP from the coding sequence TTGTCTGATACAGAACTCATAGCTTACGAGAAGCCGGTGCTCGCGAGCCTGGGCAACGTGAAGGAACTCACCTTCGAATGCCCGGCCTGGCAGTGCAGCGTGACGGTTCCGCCGCCGCCGGCCCCGTAA
- the trxB gene encoding thioredoxin-disulfide reductase — MSEKYDVIIIGAGPAGLTAGLYTGRARLKTLILEKATAGGQAATTDMIENYPGFPEGVGGFQLTELMKQQALEFGAEIREIAPVATIEIDGDDRIVKTEDESFVAATVIIATGSEPRALGIPGEDELRGRGVSYCATCDGAFYRDKVVAVIGGGNAAVEEAMFLTRFASKVYIVHRRSELRADKILQERALKNEKINFVWDAHLRKVLGTGKVEEIVVENKNNHERTSIQVDGVFFYIGTTPNTVFCEGVIDMDSRDFIFTDENLQTNVPGIFAAGDCRANLVKQVAVAVGEGALAAVEVSRYIEEI, encoded by the coding sequence ATGTCTGAAAAATACGACGTGATTATCATCGGCGCCGGGCCGGCCGGCCTCACTGCCGGGCTATACACCGGGCGCGCGCGCCTGAAAACGCTGATCCTCGAGAAGGCGACCGCTGGCGGCCAGGCCGCCACCACCGACATGATCGAGAACTATCCCGGCTTCCCTGAAGGCGTGGGGGGCTTCCAGCTAACGGAGCTGATGAAGCAGCAGGCGCTCGAGTTCGGCGCCGAGATCAGGGAGATCGCCCCGGTGGCGACGATCGAGATCGATGGCGATGACCGCATCGTCAAGACCGAGGACGAGTCATTCGTCGCCGCAACAGTAATCATCGCCACCGGCTCCGAGCCGCGGGCGCTCGGCATTCCCGGCGAGGACGAGCTGCGCGGGCGGGGCGTCTCTTATTGCGCCACCTGCGACGGCGCCTTTTACCGCGACAAGGTAGTGGCCGTGATCGGCGGCGGCAATGCCGCGGTCGAGGAGGCCATGTTTCTCACCAGGTTCGCCAGCAAGGTCTACATCGTGCACCGACGCTCCGAGCTGCGCGCCGACAAGATCCTGCAGGAGCGCGCGCTGAAAAATGAAAAGATCAATTTCGTCTGGGATGCACATCTCAGGAAGGTCCTGGGCACCGGCAAGGTCGAGGAGATCGTCGTCGAGAACAAGAACAACCACGAGCGCACGAGCATCCAGGTCGACGGCGTCTTCTTCTACATAGGCACAACCCCCAACACGGTTTTCTGTGAGGGCGTCATCGACATGGACAGCCGCGACTTCATCTTTACCGACGAGAACCTTCAAACCAACGTGCCGGGCATCTTCGCCGCCGGCGATTGCCGCGCCAATCTGGTCAAGCAGGTGGCGGTGGCAGTGGGTGAAGGCGCGCTTGCCGCCGTCGAGGTCTCGCGCTACATCGAGGAGATCTAG
- the trxA gene encoding thioredoxin: protein MSDNVTEVTDATFEADVLQSATPVLVDFWAPWCGPCRTMAPILDEIADEQNGKVLVKKLNVDNNQATASKYDVLSIPTLFLFDGGEIRKKLIGALPKKKLLEEIGPWIDS, encoded by the coding sequence GTGAGCGACAACGTCACCGAAGTAACCGATGCCACTTTCGAAGCCGACGTCCTGCAGTCCGCAACGCCGGTTCTGGTAGATTTCTGGGCCCCCTGGTGCGGCCCCTGCCGGACCATGGCCCCCATCCTCGACGAGATCGCCGACGAGCAGAACGGCAAGGTCCTGGTAAAGAAACTCAACGTCGACAACAACCAGGCGACCGCCAGCAAGTACGACGTCCTGAGCATTCCCACGCTCTTCCTCTTCGATGGCGGCGAGATCAGGAAGAAGCTCATCGGCGCTTTGCCCAAGAAGAAGCTGCTCGAAGAGATCGGCCCCTGGATCGATTCCTGA
- a CDS encoding 4-oxalocrotonate tautomerase family protein, with translation MPFIEVKLYEGRSQEQKQALVDKITEAFVDIAGTPKSHVWIVFRDVPKDQWAMDGELQG, from the coding sequence ATGCCTTTCATCGAAGTAAAACTTTATGAAGGCCGAAGCCAGGAACAGAAGCAGGCCCTGGTTGACAAGATTACCGAGGCGTTCGTCGACATCGCCGGCACTCCCAAATCACATGTCTGGATAGTCTTCCGCGACGTCCCCAAAGACCAGTGGGCCATGGATGGGGAGCTGCAGGGCTAG
- a CDS encoding cupredoxin domain-containing protein: protein MNPQSRQLIRIALLVATALFVFGHWSTGCGTPAGVTEVTIQNLQYNPADLTIKRGDTVRWTNNDQTAHTATSDDFQAGQDNPPAAWDSQPLNPGQSFDRQFDTAGQFPYHCEVHKYLRGTITVEE from the coding sequence GTGAATCCACAAAGCAGGCAGTTGATAAGGATAGCGCTTCTGGTGGCCACGGCATTGTTCGTGTTCGGACACTGGTCAACGGGCTGCGGCACGCCCGCCGGCGTCACCGAGGTGACAATCCAGAACCTGCAGTACAATCCCGCCGACCTCACCATCAAGAGGGGCGACACCGTACGCTGGACCAACAACGACCAGACGGCCCATACAGCGACTTCTGACGATTTCCAGGCCGGACAGGACAACCCGCCGGCCGCCTGGGATTCGCAGCCGCTAAACCCCGGGCAGAGCTTCGACCGCCAGTTCGATACAGCCGGGCAATTCCCTTATCACTGCGAAGTCCACAAATATCTCAGGGGCACGATCACCGTTGAGGAGTGA
- a CDS encoding cbb3-type cytochrome c oxidase subunit II codes for MADKRNWMPPFRKFPREWASHPQKKMLMTPWMVLVGGLFAFAIPTMMGAFFQMFFFNPPVSNEWAPISASAERGRAIFVANGCLYCHSGFTRPQDVQQGLYYLYSRISLPGDYATSDTSPNLFGTARIGPDLSNESGQHPIDWERAHFNDPRFVNPISIMPSFAFLSDQDVEDLSNFVDTRSGKSGLIRMAGQEYMKKVLLAAGNVPEPPTGYTAMQMSLADVANAAANAPSPPDGDYDGLAWPDPVNLNIVDRGYWLTSNPLPVTTDNLNRGRMIFQENCIGCHGQGGAAVSNAAKFLRPTPIDFTSPDDAGGANDTAPGVLYYRILRGIPGSGMENFGTRLRVDDIWKVVLFLKTIPNGGLQGDRELTPDMYIQWKPPDTLSGYIARHAIGQNKELTGNAPPTDPFALEARRVLAGLNASDSFVVPGYGLVSLDQAAKDIEAIYRDMLDQGWQNYMDSGGDPVPSHDQREALPDLTEELR; via the coding sequence ATGGCGGACAAGAGGAACTGGATGCCGCCGTTCCGGAAATTCCCGCGGGAATGGGCCTCTCATCCACAGAAGAAGATGCTGATGACGCCCTGGATGGTGCTTGTTGGAGGCCTGTTTGCCTTCGCCATCCCCACGATGATGGGCGCCTTCTTCCAGATGTTCTTTTTCAATCCGCCGGTTTCGAATGAGTGGGCGCCGATTAGCGCCTCTGCCGAGCGGGGACGGGCGATCTTCGTCGCCAACGGTTGCCTTTATTGCCATAGCGGTTTTACACGGCCGCAGGATGTCCAGCAGGGACTGTATTATCTCTATTCGCGGATTTCTCTGCCAGGTGATTACGCTACCAGCGACACCTCGCCGAACCTGTTTGGCACCGCGCGCATAGGCCCCGACTTGAGCAACGAGAGCGGTCAGCATCCAATCGACTGGGAACGGGCCCACTTCAATGATCCGCGCTTCGTCAACCCGATATCGATCATGCCCTCATTTGCCTTCCTGAGCGATCAGGACGTCGAGGATCTCTCCAATTTTGTTGACACCCGCAGCGGCAAGTCGGGCCTCATCCGGATGGCCGGCCAGGAATACATGAAGAAGGTCCTGCTGGCGGCCGGCAATGTTCCCGAACCGCCGACGGGATATACAGCCATGCAGATGTCGCTGGCGGACGTCGCCAATGCCGCCGCCAACGCGCCTAGCCCTCCCGACGGCGATTACGACGGCCTCGCCTGGCCGGATCCGGTCAACCTCAACATCGTCGACCGCGGCTATTGGCTGACAAGCAACCCCTTGCCCGTGACCACTGACAACCTCAACCGGGGACGCATGATCTTCCAGGAAAATTGCATCGGCTGCCACGGTCAGGGCGGCGCCGCCGTCAGCAACGCCGCCAAGTTCCTGCGGCCGACACCTATCGATTTCACCAGTCCCGATGACGCCGGTGGCGCCAACGACACGGCTCCAGGTGTGCTCTATTACCGGATTCTGCGCGGCATACCCGGCAGCGGTATGGAAAACTTTGGCACGCGGCTGCGAGTCGACGACATCTGGAAGGTCGTGCTGTTCCTCAAGACTATTCCCAACGGCGGACTGCAGGGAGACAGGGAACTGACCCCGGACATGTACATCCAGTGGAAACCGCCCGATACCTTGAGCGGTTACATCGCCAGGCACGCGATCGGTCAGAACAAGGAGCTGACCGGGAACGCGCCGCCCACCGACCCGTTCGCGCTCGAGGCCAGAAGGGTGCTGGCCGGTCTCAACGCCAGCGACAGTTTCGTGGTCCCCGGTTACGGGTTGGTATCGCTCGACCAGGCCGCCAAGGACATCGAGGCCATCTATCGGGACATGCTCGATCAGGGCTGGCAGAACTACATGGACAGCGGCGGCGATCCGGTGCCGTCACACGATCAGAGGGAAGCGCTGCCAGATCTGACTGAAGAGCTCAGATAA
- a CDS encoding cbb3-type cytochrome c oxidase subunit I, with protein sequence MKRRFGSGQERITGMGDNIYEHEDRAARHWLVSSVFWFVVVTSFGLILATELVLPETFAGVSWLVFSRVRPCHVEGVIFAWLTMMYFGAIFYFSPRLLGTRALWSEPLAIASAWIYNFALFVGFYALLTGASQGREYAEFPWVVDVAVVAIFLLNVFNIIMTINMRRVRPLYVSMWWAVAAPTVVAISIFIENVMWRPGNLWGNPSGNLPLGVHDAMINWWGNHNLFGLWLTPVLIAVTYYFVPRITNTPLYSHTLSLISFWGLLFAYSTVGDHHILQSPTPGWLKTIASVNSVAILIPVFAFFTNIFLTMRGQWDRFFTSLPLRFVMTGFVFYVLVNVQGALQAIQPFNRLTHFTYFTIGHAHLALLGGFTILGMGVIYYMLPHIFNKPPYSRAMAEWQFWLVTFGFLLFFTSLTIAGFVQGQNWLDGISEVQVLPQLKLWNIVRAVAGGMIYASAWLQVINIVLTYTVDTDKAINRRSAKDNLSVAGEVLSGGGA encoded by the coding sequence ATGAAGCGAAGATTCGGCTCCGGCCAGGAGCGGATCACGGGTATGGGGGACAACATCTACGAGCATGAGGACCGCGCCGCCAGGCATTGGCTCGTGAGCAGCGTTTTCTGGTTTGTGGTCGTCACCTCGTTTGGGCTCATCCTTGCCACCGAGCTCGTTCTTCCCGAGACTTTCGCCGGCGTCAGCTGGCTCGTCTTCAGCCGGGTTCGCCCCTGCCACGTCGAAGGAGTCATCTTTGCCTGGCTGACCATGATGTATTTCGGCGCCATCTTCTACTTCTCGCCACGCCTGCTGGGGACCAGGGCGCTGTGGAGCGAGCCGTTGGCGATCGCCAGCGCCTGGATCTACAACTTCGCGCTTTTCGTGGGATTCTATGCGCTTCTCACCGGCGCCAGCCAGGGACGCGAGTACGCGGAATTTCCCTGGGTAGTCGACGTGGCGGTCGTGGCCATCTTCCTGCTCAACGTGTTCAATATCATAATGACCATCAATATGCGGCGGGTGCGCCCCTTGTACGTCAGTATGTGGTGGGCGGTGGCGGCGCCGACTGTTGTCGCGATCTCCATCTTCATCGAGAACGTCATGTGGCGCCCGGGAAATCTCTGGGGAAACCCTTCCGGGAACCTGCCGCTGGGAGTACATGACGCCATGATCAACTGGTGGGGCAACCACAACCTCTTCGGGCTGTGGTTGACACCGGTTCTTATCGCTGTAACCTATTACTTCGTTCCCCGCATCACCAACACGCCGCTCTACAGCCACACGCTTTCCCTGATCTCTTTCTGGGGACTGCTTTTCGCCTACTCGACCGTAGGCGACCATCATATCCTGCAGAGCCCCACTCCCGGCTGGCTGAAGACCATTGCCTCGGTGAACAGCGTCGCCATCCTGATCCCGGTCTTCGCCTTCTTCACCAACATCTTCCTGACCATGCGCGGACAGTGGGACCGCTTCTTTACCAGCCTGCCCCTGCGCTTTGTCATGACCGGATTCGTCTTCTACGTCCTCGTGAACGTGCAGGGGGCCCTGCAGGCCATCCAGCCTTTCAACCGGCTGACGCATTTCACATATTTCACCATTGGCCACGCGCACCTGGCGCTGCTGGGAGGTTTCACCATCCTGGGAATGGGCGTCATCTACTACATGCTGCCGCACATCTTTAACAAGCCTCCGTATTCCCGGGCCATGGCCGAATGGCAGTTCTGGCTGGTCACCTTTGGTTTTCTGCTGTTTTTCACCAGCCTCACCATCGCCGGATTCGTGCAGGGGCAAAACTGGCTCGACGGGATCAGCGAGGTGCAGGTGCTGCCGCAGCTCAAGCTCTGGAACATCGTCCGCGCCGTCGCCGGCGGCATGATCTACGCATCCGCCTGGCTGCAGGTGATCAACATCGTCCTGACGTACACCGTCGACACCGACAAGGCCATCAACCGCCGCTCGGCAAAGGACAACCTTTCGGTCGCCGGTGAGGTGCTTTCCGGGGGAGGTGCCTGA
- a CDS encoding HAD-IC family P-type ATPase, with protein sequence MPGLSAGEVKQRIDRGQINSAPEHPSRSIAAILRENTLTLFNAILGTLLVLILAFGSLRDALFGLVLFGNMLIGIVQELRAKITLDRLSVLSASKARVIRDGKLQEIDIDGVVLDDILELQRGDQVVADGELLESSWLEIDESLLTGESEPIRKGQGDSLLSGSFTVSGSGVYRATAVGNDSFARKLTSEARRFKLVHSELRTGINKILAGVTWIMIPAGLVLFWREAGLSSFSESVAGSVAAMVGMVPEGLVLLTSVAFAVAVVVLGKRKVLVQELPAVEGLARVDTACFDKTGTLTEPGLHFNSLELIEGGNQSGPESQAVIEKALAALAADPASQNSTSDAIAAAFPAHGNEESAVSSRVPFSSERKWSSATIGGRSWYLGAPEILSDRLAGAGGTSSFGGRVSELAQTGKRVLLLASNEGDAAEEQLPEGLKAAAMVVLEEKIRGDAAETIDYFRQEGVAVKIISGDNVETVAAVAARAEVDAMAGPVDGRNLPEAPDGLAKVMEEHSIFGRVTAQQKLSMVKALQAGGHVVAMSGDGVNDTLAIKEADIGIAVGTGAAAPTKAVAELILLDGHFAKLPGVVAEGRRVIANIERVAYLFVTKTCYATLLTVAIAILGWPYPFLPRHLTLVGAITIGIPAFFLALAPSKERYRPGFIGRVLHFTIPAGALLAAGTLAAYALSRSVGADLEQSRTAATITLTVMGLCVLAMLARPLTFWRYVLILAMIAGLVIAAATPLIRDFLAFEFPSAEVMAESMGIAAACVAILAAGMKLTGWHPGGRASPE encoded by the coding sequence TTGCCAGGCCTTTCAGCCGGAGAAGTAAAGCAAAGGATCGACCGGGGACAGATAAATTCGGCTCCCGAGCATCCTAGCCGCTCGATAGCCGCCATCCTCAGGGAAAACACCCTCACCCTGTTCAACGCCATCCTCGGCACCCTGCTGGTTCTCATCCTGGCGTTCGGCTCCCTGCGAGACGCCCTGTTCGGCCTGGTGCTCTTCGGCAACATGCTGATCGGTATCGTGCAGGAGCTCAGGGCAAAGATCACACTCGACCGGCTTTCTGTTCTGAGCGCATCCAAGGCGCGGGTCATCCGTGACGGCAAGCTCCAGGAGATCGACATCGACGGCGTCGTCCTCGACGACATCCTGGAATTGCAGCGAGGCGATCAGGTTGTAGCCGATGGTGAGCTGCTTGAGTCCAGCTGGCTGGAGATCGATGAATCGCTGCTCACCGGCGAATCGGAGCCGATCAGGAAGGGACAGGGAGACAGCCTGCTTTCCGGCAGCTTCACGGTATCCGGATCGGGCGTCTACCGGGCCACCGCGGTAGGTAATGACTCCTTCGCGCGCAAGCTGACGTCCGAGGCGCGGCGCTTCAAGCTCGTGCATTCCGAACTCCGCACCGGCATCAACAAGATCCTCGCGGGCGTGACCTGGATCATGATACCCGCTGGCCTGGTGCTCTTCTGGCGCGAGGCCGGACTGAGCAGTTTCAGTGAATCCGTGGCCGGCTCGGTCGCCGCCATGGTCGGCATGGTCCCCGAGGGGCTCGTGCTGCTGACGAGCGTCGCCTTCGCGGTCGCGGTGGTGGTCCTGGGGAAGCGCAAGGTGCTCGTGCAGGAGCTGCCGGCCGTCGAGGGACTGGCGCGGGTGGACACAGCGTGCTTCGACAAAACCGGGACGCTGACCGAGCCGGGTCTGCATTTCAACAGCCTGGAGCTGATCGAAGGCGGCAACCAAAGCGGTCCGGAAAGTCAGGCTGTGATCGAAAAGGCCCTGGCGGCGCTGGCGGCCGACCCCGCTTCACAAAATTCCACCTCCGACGCGATCGCCGCGGCCTTCCCGGCGCACGGCAACGAAGAATCGGCCGTAAGCAGCCGGGTTCCTTTTTCATCAGAGCGCAAATGGAGCTCGGCCACGATCGGCGGCCGCTCCTGGTACCTCGGTGCCCCCGAGATCCTGTCGGACCGTCTTGCCGGCGCCGGCGGGACTTCCTCATTCGGCGGGCGCGTCAGCGAGCTTGCGCAGACTGGCAAACGTGTGCTGCTGCTCGCTTCGAATGAAGGAGATGCCGCCGAAGAGCAGCTGCCTGAGGGGCTCAAAGCGGCGGCCATGGTCGTTCTCGAGGAGAAGATCCGGGGCGACGCCGCTGAGACGATCGATTATTTCAGGCAGGAGGGCGTCGCCGTCAAGATTATTTCAGGAGACAACGTCGAGACGGTGGCCGCGGTTGCCGCCCGCGCCGAGGTCGACGCCATGGCCGGGCCCGTCGACGGACGCAACCTGCCCGAGGCTCCGGACGGTCTGGCAAAGGTCATGGAGGAACATTCGATCTTCGGCAGGGTCACTGCACAACAGAAATTATCCATGGTCAAAGCGTTGCAGGCCGGCGGCCATGTGGTGGCCATGAGCGGCGACGGCGTCAACGACACACTGGCGATCAAGGAAGCCGACATCGGCATCGCCGTGGGAACCGGGGCGGCGGCGCCGACAAAAGCCGTTGCCGAACTCATCCTCCTCGACGGACATTTCGCAAAGCTTCCGGGAGTTGTTGCCGAGGGCCGGCGAGTTATAGCAAATATCGAGAGAGTTGCCTACCTGTTTGTCACCAAGACCTGCTATGCGACCCTGCTGACGGTTGCCATCGCCATTCTCGGCTGGCCATATCCCTTCCTGCCCAGGCATCTCACCCTGGTTGGCGCCATCACCATCGGCATTCCCGCTTTCTTCCTGGCTCTGGCCCCAAGCAAGGAGCGCTACCGGCCCGGATTCATCGGCAGGGTGCTGCACTTCACGATCCCCGCCGGGGCCCTGCTGGCCGCCGGCACTCTTGCCGCCTACGCCCTCTCCAGATCGGTGGGCGCCGATCTCGAACAGTCGAGGACTGCGGCTACCATCACCCTGACCGTCATGGGCCTGTGCGTGCTGGCAATGCTGGCGCGGCCTTTGACTTTCTGGCGCTACGTTCTGATCCTGGCGATGATCGCCGGGCTGGTCATCGCCGCCGCCACGCCGCTGATCAGGGACTTCCTCGCCTTTGAATTCCCTTCAGCTGAAGTCATGGCGGAATCGATGGGAATCGCAGCGGCGTGCGTCGCCATCCTGGCGGCCGGCATGAAACTCACCGGCTGGCATCCCGGCGGCAGAGCATCGCCCGAATAG
- a CDS encoding aspartate-semialdehyde dehydrogenase, whose amino-acid sequence MADSYNIAVVGATGAVGSVMLKLLEERNFPVAEIRAFASGRSAGQKVPFKGGELEVEELTAGSFEDVQVALFSAGGARSREFAPAAVAAGAVVIDNSSAFRQEPNVPLIVPEVNPGDIKWHEGIIANPNCSTIQMVVALKPIFDAVGIERIIVTTFQSVSGTGNKAIEELFSQSEAVLESGEVEVNVYPHQIAFNVIPHIEHFHDNGYTNEEVKMVNETRKIFGDQDIRMTATCVRVPVFSAHSEAVNIQTIRPISVEEVRRLLLSAPGVILVDDPAENEYPMPLRAEGTDEVYVGRIRQDDSGEDSLNLWVVSDNLRKGAATNAVQIAELLAGSGLLD is encoded by the coding sequence ATGGCTGATTCGTACAACATAGCGGTTGTGGGCGCGACCGGCGCGGTCGGGAGCGTCATGCTCAAGCTGCTGGAGGAAAGGAATTTCCCGGTGGCTGAGATCCGCGCGTTCGCATCCGGGCGCTCCGCCGGGCAGAAGGTGCCCTTCAAGGGCGGAGAACTGGAGGTCGAGGAACTGACAGCCGGCAGCTTCGAGGACGTGCAGGTGGCTCTGTTCTCGGCCGGCGGCGCCCGCAGCAGGGAGTTCGCCCCGGCAGCGGTGGCGGCGGGCGCCGTGGTTATCGACAACTCCAGCGCCTTCCGCCAGGAACCCAACGTGCCGCTGATCGTTCCCGAGGTCAACCCCGGGGACATCAAGTGGCATGAAGGCATCATCGCCAATCCCAACTGCTCCACCATCCAGATGGTGGTGGCGCTCAAGCCGATCTTTGACGCAGTCGGCATCGAGCGCATCATAGTGACCACTTTCCAGTCGGTGTCCGGAACCGGCAACAAGGCCATCGAGGAACTCTTCAGCCAGTCCGAGGCCGTGCTCGAGTCGGGCGAGGTCGAGGTGAACGTCTATCCGCATCAGATAGCCTTCAACGTGATCCCGCATATCGAGCACTTCCACGACAACGGCTACACCAATGAGGAAGTGAAGATGGTCAACGAGACCCGGAAGATCTTTGGCGACCAGGATATCCGCATGACCGCCACATGCGTGCGTGTACCTGTTTTCAGCGCGCACAGCGAGGCGGTCAACATCCAGACGATACGTCCCATCAGTGTCGAGGAGGTGCGGCGCCTGCTGCTCTCGGCTCCGGGAGTCATCCTCGTCGACGATCCTGCTGAAAATGAATACCCGATGCCGCTGAGAGCTGAGGGCACTGACGAAGTCTATGTCGGCAGGATCCGCCAGGACGATTCCGGCGAAGATTCACTCAACCTCTGGGTGGTAAGTGACAACCTCCGTAAGGGCGCCGCCACTAATGCCGTCCAGATCGCCGAGCTGCTTGCCGGCAGCGGATTGCTGGATTAG